From the genome of Streptosporangiales bacterium, one region includes:
- a CDS encoding sulfatase-like hydrolase/transferase, whose product MGFSDLGCYGGEVDTPAVDQLAERGVRFANFYATPRCSPSRASLLTGLHPHQTGIGVLTNDDRPRGYPGNLNRNCVTLAEVLREAGYATALCGKWHLSSDMWNANDAWPTRRGFDHYFGTLTGCGSFFWPGTLTRGEQSAEHEPLGREFYYTDAISDEAQRFVQRHVHDAPEQPFFLYLAYTAPHWPLHALEEDIDKYEGTFDAGWDELRERRLERLVQLGLLPPDTQLSDRDPSRPAWADEPDKEWQLARMRAYAAQIDRMDQGIARLLATLDETGVRDDTIVVFLSDNGASDEDLPKVELERFRKRHDILRVTTRDGKPVHIGNTVHVTPGAEDTYASYGRAWANLSTTPFRYYKRWVHEGGIATPMVVSWPAGGLAEGDVVRAPFQLTDVLPTIIDATGAEYPDSYAGHTIPPAEGRSMLPALTGADQEAVPLFWEHTGNVAVRRGRWKLVREYGDPWELYDLETDRTELVDLAPEHPEIVQELATAHEKWADRVGVIPWEETLAIYQARGEGDMEAAG is encoded by the coding sequence ATGGGGTTCTCTGACCTCGGTTGCTACGGCGGGGAGGTCGACACGCCCGCGGTGGACCAACTGGCCGAGCGGGGCGTGCGGTTCGCCAACTTCTACGCCACCCCGCGGTGCAGCCCGTCGCGCGCCTCTCTGCTCACCGGCCTGCACCCGCACCAGACCGGCATCGGCGTCCTCACCAACGACGACCGGCCGCGCGGCTATCCGGGCAACCTGAACAGGAACTGCGTCACACTCGCAGAAGTGTTGCGGGAGGCCGGCTACGCGACCGCGCTGTGCGGCAAGTGGCACCTGAGCTCGGACATGTGGAACGCCAACGACGCGTGGCCCACCAGGCGCGGGTTCGACCACTACTTCGGCACGCTCACCGGGTGCGGCAGCTTCTTCTGGCCGGGCACGCTGACCCGCGGCGAGCAGAGCGCGGAGCACGAGCCGTTGGGCAGGGAGTTCTACTACACCGACGCGATCAGCGACGAGGCCCAGCGCTTCGTACAGCGTCACGTGCACGACGCCCCGGAACAGCCGTTCTTCCTCTACCTCGCTTACACCGCGCCGCACTGGCCGTTGCACGCGCTCGAGGAGGACATCGACAAGTACGAGGGCACGTTCGACGCCGGCTGGGACGAGCTGCGGGAACGTCGCCTCGAACGCCTCGTGCAGCTCGGCCTGCTCCCGCCGGACACCCAGCTCAGCGACCGCGACCCGAGTCGGCCGGCCTGGGCGGACGAGCCCGACAAGGAGTGGCAGCTCGCCCGGATGCGCGCCTACGCCGCACAGATCGACCGGATGGACCAGGGCATCGCGCGCCTGCTCGCCACGCTCGACGAGACCGGCGTGCGCGACGACACCATCGTCGTGTTCCTCTCCGACAACGGGGCGTCCGACGAGGACCTGCCGAAGGTCGAGCTCGAACGGTTCCGCAAGCGGCACGACATCCTGCGCGTCACGACGAGGGACGGCAAGCCGGTGCACATCGGCAACACCGTCCATGTGACGCCGGGAGCGGAGGACACGTACGCGAGCTACGGACGCGCGTGGGCGAACCTCTCCACCACCCCGTTCCGCTACTACAAGCGGTGGGTGCACGAAGGCGGCATCGCCACCCCCATGGTGGTGTCGTGGCCGGCGGGCGGACTGGCGGAAGGCGACGTCGTGCGTGCCCCGTTCCAGCTGACCGACGTGCTGCCCACGATCATCGACGCGACCGGAGCCGAGTACCCCGACTCGTACGCCGGCCACACCATTCCCCCGGCAGAAGGCAGGTCGATGCTGCCGGCGCTCACGGGCGCCGACCAGGAGGCGGTGCCGCTGTTCTGGGAGCACACCGGCAACGTCGCCGTAAGGCGCGGCAGGTGGAAGCTCGTCCGTGAGTACGGCGACCCGTGGGAGCTGTACGACCTGGAGACCGACCGCACCGAGCTGGTCGACCTGGCCCCGGAACACCCGGAGATCGTGCAGGAGCTCGCCACCGCACACGAGAAGTGGGCCGACCGGGTCGGCGTCATCCCGTGGGAGGAGACGCTGGCCATCTACCAGGCGCGCGGCGAGGGCGACATGGAGGCAGCCGGCTGA
- a CDS encoding ABC transporter permease subunit: MLTEVFLGIAILAIVLPVAWMLVLAVQPAKNIVSGDWQFGFSLSNLQSLFAFGQPFATQYVNSIIIVAGTVVLCLLVGTLAGYSLASLGWSPKMTAALLAVAAIIPVVPPMAMVPGLYSTLQNLGLLGSIPGLIMLNTVFNLPFTVVLMKVYFGSVPVELREAALIDGASELLTFRKVMLPVVAPGAAAAAIYTAIMTWNEFLFGLTMTSGGTTSPITVGIAALVQPYEAKWGEMAAAGSITAIPIILLAIIARRRIVTGMTRGAVKG, from the coding sequence CTGCTCACCGAGGTGTTTCTCGGCATCGCGATCCTCGCCATCGTCCTGCCGGTCGCCTGGATGCTGGTGCTCGCCGTACAACCGGCGAAGAACATCGTCAGCGGCGACTGGCAGTTCGGCTTCTCACTGAGCAACCTCCAGTCGCTGTTCGCCTTCGGCCAGCCGTTCGCCACGCAGTACGTGAACAGCATCATCATCGTGGCAGGCACGGTCGTCCTGTGCCTGCTGGTCGGCACGCTTGCCGGGTACAGCCTGGCCAGCCTGGGCTGGTCGCCGAAGATGACCGCCGCCCTGCTCGCGGTCGCGGCGATCATCCCCGTCGTACCGCCGATGGCCATGGTGCCTGGCCTTTACTCCACCTTGCAGAACCTCGGCCTGCTCGGCAGCATCCCCGGGCTGATCATGCTGAACACCGTGTTCAACCTGCCGTTCACGGTCGTCCTCATGAAGGTCTACTTCGGTTCTGTGCCCGTGGAGCTGCGCGAGGCTGCGTTGATCGACGGCGCGTCCGAGCTGCTGACCTTCCGCAAGGTGATGCTCCCCGTGGTGGCGCCTGGCGCGGCCGCCGCAGCCATCTACACGGCGATCATGACGTGGAACGAGTTCCTGTTCGGCCTGACCATGACGTCCGGCGGCACCACGTCGCCGATCACCGTGGGCATCGCGGCGCTGGTCCAGCCGTACGAGGCGAAGTGGGGTGAGATGGCAGCGGCCGGCAGTATCACCGCCATCCCCATCATCCTGCTGGCCATCATCGCGAGGCGGCGCATCGTGACCGGCATGACGCGCGGAGCAGTGAAGGGCTGA
- a CDS encoding IS701 family transposase, whose amino-acid sequence DAGLDHYQVRTWRAWHAHITLSMLALAWLAGTKTLAAKGEPEPATKT is encoded by the coding sequence ACGATGCCGGGCTCGACCACTACCAGGTGCGGACCTGGCGAGCCTGGCACGCCCACATCACCTTGTCGATGCTCGCCCTCGCCTGGCTAGCCGGCACGAAAACCCTTGCCGCAAAAGGGGAACCGGAACCAGCGACCAAGACATGA